Proteins encoded by one window of Collimonas fungivorans:
- a CDS encoding alpha-2-macroglobulin family protein, with the protein MQAAIERKKTSSSAVSFPGLFFFGQKRPGAAVRSTLALFMALLGGQMAQAAHGANISSFSPQGEISQVRQVRVNFSEAAIKFGDPKAPTPFDINCSEAGSGRWADERNWIYDFVRDLPPGTRCGFTVKTGFKLLSGAAVSGKTVFQFNTGGPAVVDIMPRGDHIDEEQVFILIQNGAATSDSILKHVYCQAEGVHERIPVKFIAGAERKQLLDHFADKINPERVSTVQCQQRLPNDSAVSLTWDKGVSTASGIASSQPQVFKFKVRPTFTASVSCERENANAACAPILPLRILFTAPVPRALAEGVTLSAANGKLKPFFEKNDTDDTVSQLTFKPPFAEKAELSVNLPQGFQDETGRPLSNAAAFPLKVRMADYPPLAKFPSAPFGIIELNADATLPVTLRSVETGMLARSADGKVNPGTVSNLKVSDDQNIIAWLTKLRKYHETTITIGKKQVETRSIGLLAKQAGAKTLALPPSPDSKDGVRPFEVIGIPLKDPGFYVVELESQKLGASLLGKAAPMYVRTSALVTNLSVHVKIGRQNGAVWVTTLDSAKPVSDADVRISDCRGTELWRGKTDKTGIAMVPEFPVDGCRNGDSNEPGHIDGFFVSARKTDDKGRADMAFARTSWNDGIESWRFNLPMDYDKSATVRAHTIFDRTLFRAGETVSMKHVIRTETMQGFGLLPNDKLPTRVRITHQGSGQEYQFALSWRGQKNAETVFQIPKEAKLGSYEVVLDGGKVKSGVSGGNADGDADSDADSDSGGYDENRRSYSSGSFRVEEFRLPLLQGRITPPKILVAPKEVPLDVQLNYLNGGGASGQAVHVTSLLRGKSVSFSGYDGYSFAAGRNDEDSSAESQKIVADKLPVTLDKNGAGKTVVKDMPAITAPKELLTEMTYADPNGEIQTVSSVTPIWPSAVVVGLKAGEWVSVKKKLTLTAVALNPAGQPQAGVPIEISGSSKQTNSHRKRMVGGFYAYENTATGSDLGPLCSGKTDARGLMICSVELLEPGNIELTAKGQDGSGYPALASSSVWVTKQGELWFDGENQDRIDILPEKKIYQPGENARFQVRMPFRYATALVAVEREGVIETQVVQLSGQDPTFSLPVKAGYGPNVFVSVLAVRGRMRDVPWYSFFTWGWKEPLNWWSEFKEYQAPSATVDLAKPAYKYGIAEITVGTAANQLAVTVKADQPSYAIRTTAKVNIQVNLPNGKPAAGAEIALAAVDEALLELEPNRSWNLLEAMLQRRSYGVETSTAQMQVVGKRHYGRKAIPAGGGGGKSPTRELFDTLLLWKPVIVLDANGRAQVDVPLNDALTSFKIVAVAQSGDSLFGTGAVSIRSTQDLQLISGLPPLVREGDNFSALVTVRNTTTRAMQVHATAQAAGLAATPLAAKDENIPAGETRELVWAVTVPADVGQLAWEINAQEQGGPKVKDSIKFTQRVVPAVPVTVQQATLFQLDKPFSMAVAPPADGLPGRGGLAISLAPSLASGNEGLRRYFVNYPFSCLEQKTSRAIGLRDEAMWQKVLNDLPTYLDSDGLAYYYPPNEGNARRGSDTLTAYLLAVTQESGFAIPQQSRDKMLDGLAAFVEGKITRDFWSPQKDLDVRKLAALEALSRYDRVRPAMLDSIQISPNLWPTSALLDWINILQRVSSIPERAKRQAEADQIIRSRLNYQSTRMGFSTESSDYWWWLMASADVNANRLVLTMLENPAWKEDMPKLINGAIQRQSRGHWSTTTANLWGSLALQKFARKFESEKVTGVTKASLEQGATVSGSQSYSWPATANVAEAGKLQLPWPVSAAAADLKLSHAGSGAPWVTVQSLAAVVLKKPFSSGYRISKNIVPVEQKEKGKYTRGDIVRIDLEIDAQTDMTWVVVTDPIPAGATLLGSGLGRDSAIATSSERPSGSAWVTYEERSFEAFRSYYEYVPKGKFTMTYTFRINNPGEFSLPPTRVEAMYAPEMFGESPNQKWTVK; encoded by the coding sequence CGTTCGATATCAACTGTTCCGAAGCCGGCAGCGGGCGCTGGGCCGATGAGCGCAACTGGATCTACGATTTCGTGCGCGACCTACCGCCAGGAACACGCTGCGGCTTCACCGTGAAAACCGGGTTCAAGCTGCTGTCCGGCGCCGCAGTCAGCGGCAAGACCGTATTCCAGTTCAATACCGGCGGCCCGGCGGTGGTCGACATCATGCCGCGCGGCGACCATATCGATGAAGAGCAAGTCTTCATACTGATCCAGAACGGCGCCGCCACCAGCGACAGCATACTGAAACATGTGTACTGCCAGGCCGAGGGCGTGCATGAACGGATTCCGGTCAAGTTCATCGCCGGCGCCGAACGCAAGCAGCTGCTCGATCATTTTGCCGACAAGATCAATCCGGAACGGGTCAGCACCGTGCAATGCCAGCAGCGCTTGCCTAACGACAGCGCGGTCAGCCTGACCTGGGACAAAGGCGTGAGCACGGCTTCCGGCATTGCCAGCAGCCAGCCGCAAGTATTCAAATTCAAGGTGCGGCCGACGTTCACCGCCAGCGTCAGTTGCGAGCGCGAGAACGCCAATGCTGCCTGCGCGCCCATCCTGCCGTTGCGCATCCTGTTTACTGCGCCGGTCCCGCGCGCTCTGGCGGAAGGCGTGACGCTGAGCGCCGCCAACGGCAAGCTGAAGCCGTTTTTTGAAAAGAACGATACCGACGACACCGTTTCGCAGCTGACCTTCAAGCCGCCATTTGCCGAGAAAGCGGAACTCAGCGTCAACCTGCCGCAAGGTTTCCAGGACGAGACTGGCCGGCCACTGTCGAATGCCGCTGCGTTTCCGCTGAAAGTGCGGATGGCGGATTATCCGCCGCTGGCGAAATTTCCTTCGGCGCCGTTCGGCATCATTGAACTCAACGCCGACGCCACCTTGCCGGTCACCTTGCGCAGCGTCGAAACCGGCATGCTGGCCCGCAGCGCCGACGGCAAGGTCAATCCAGGTACGGTCAGCAACCTGAAAGTCAGCGACGACCAGAACATCATCGCCTGGCTGACCAAGCTCAGGAAGTATCACGAAACCACCATCACCATCGGCAAGAAGCAGGTGGAAACCCGCAGCATCGGTTTGCTGGCGAAGCAGGCCGGCGCCAAGACCCTGGCGTTGCCGCCGTCGCCGGACAGCAAGGACGGCGTGCGGCCGTTTGAAGTGATCGGCATCCCGCTCAAAGACCCCGGTTTCTATGTGGTCGAACTGGAATCGCAAAAACTGGGCGCCTCGCTGCTAGGCAAGGCCGCGCCCATGTATGTGCGCACCAGCGCGCTGGTGACCAACCTGTCGGTGCACGTCAAGATCGGCCGCCAGAATGGCGCGGTGTGGGTCACCACGCTCGACAGCGCCAAACCGGTGAGCGATGCCGATGTCCGTATTTCCGATTGCCGCGGCACCGAACTGTGGCGCGGCAAGACCGACAAGACCGGGATCGCCATGGTGCCGGAGTTCCCGGTAGACGGTTGCCGCAATGGCGACAGCAACGAGCCGGGGCATATCGACGGCTTTTTTGTCAGCGCCCGCAAGACCGACGACAAGGGCCGCGCCGACATGGCTTTTGCGCGGACTTCCTGGAATGACGGTATCGAATCCTGGCGCTTCAACCTGCCGATGGATTACGACAAATCCGCCACCGTGCGGGCGCACACGATATTTGACCGTACTCTGTTCCGCGCCGGTGAAACTGTATCGATGAAACACGTGATCCGCACCGAGACCATGCAGGGATTCGGCTTGCTGCCGAACGACAAGCTGCCGACGCGGGTGCGCATCACCCACCAGGGCAGCGGCCAGGAATATCAGTTTGCGCTGAGCTGGCGCGGGCAGAAGAATGCCGAGACCGTGTTCCAGATTCCGAAGGAGGCCAAGCTCGGCAGTTACGAGGTGGTGCTGGACGGCGGCAAGGTCAAGAGCGGCGTTAGCGGCGGTAATGCAGACGGCGATGCAGACAGCGACGCTGATTCTGACAGCGGAGGTTACGATGAAAATCGCCGCAGCTACAGCAGCGGCAGCTTCCGCGTCGAAGAATTCCGCCTGCCTTTGCTGCAGGGACGGATCACGCCGCCCAAGATCCTGGTGGCGCCCAAGGAAGTGCCGCTCGACGTGCAGCTGAATTACCTCAACGGCGGCGGCGCTTCCGGCCAGGCAGTGCACGTCACCAGCCTGTTGCGCGGCAAGTCGGTCAGTTTTTCCGGCTACGACGGTTATTCTTTCGCAGCGGGGCGCAACGATGAGGACAGCAGTGCCGAGAGCCAGAAAATCGTAGCCGACAAATTGCCGGTGACCTTGGACAAGAACGGCGCCGGCAAAACCGTGGTGAAGGACATGCCCGCCATCACCGCGCCGAAGGAATTGCTGACGGAAATGACGTACGCCGATCCGAACGGCGAAATCCAGACCGTATCGAGCGTCACGCCGATCTGGCCTTCGGCGGTGGTGGTCGGCTTGAAAGCAGGGGAGTGGGTTTCGGTCAAGAAGAAACTGACCCTGACCGCGGTTGCCCTCAATCCGGCAGGCCAGCCGCAAGCCGGCGTGCCGATTGAAATCAGCGGTTCCAGCAAACAGACCAATTCGCATCGCAAGCGTATGGTGGGTGGTTTCTATGCCTACGAAAACACCGCTACAGGCAGCGACCTGGGACCGCTGTGTTCCGGCAAGACCGACGCCCGCGGCTTGATGATCTGCAGCGTGGAACTGCTGGAGCCGGGCAATATCGAACTCACCGCCAAGGGCCAGGACGGCAGCGGTTATCCTGCGCTCGCCAGCAGCTCGGTCTGGGTCACCAAGCAAGGCGAATTGTGGTTCGATGGCGAAAACCAGGACCGCATCGATATCCTGCCTGAGAAAAAGATTTACCAGCCAGGCGAAAACGCCAGGTTCCAGGTGCGCATGCCGTTCCGCTACGCCACCGCTCTGGTCGCGGTAGAGCGCGAAGGCGTGATCGAAACCCAGGTAGTGCAGCTGAGCGGGCAAGATCCGACCTTCAGCCTGCCGGTCAAGGCCGGTTACGGTCCCAATGTGTTCGTCTCGGTGCTGGCGGTGCGCGGCCGCATGCGCGACGTACCCTGGTATTCCTTCTTTACCTGGGGCTGGAAAGAGCCGCTGAACTGGTGGAGCGAATTCAAGGAGTACCAGGCGCCGAGCGCTACCGTCGACCTTGCCAAGCCGGCCTATAAATACGGCATTGCCGAAATCACGGTCGGCACTGCCGCCAACCAGCTGGCGGTGACGGTCAAGGCCGACCAGCCCAGCTATGCGATCCGCACCACCGCCAAGGTGAACATCCAGGTCAACCTGCCGAACGGCAAACCAGCTGCCGGCGCTGAGATAGCCTTGGCGGCAGTCGACGAAGCCTTGCTGGAGCTAGAGCCCAACCGCAGCTGGAATCTGCTGGAGGCGATGTTGCAGCGGCGCAGCTACGGCGTGGAAACCTCGACCGCGCAAATGCAGGTAGTCGGCAAGCGCCATTACGGCCGCAAGGCGATTCCTGCCGGCGGCGGCGGCGGCAAATCGCCGACCCGTGAACTGTTCGACACCTTGCTGTTGTGGAAACCGGTGATTGTGCTGGACGCTAACGGCCGGGCTCAGGTTGACGTGCCTCTGAACGATGCGCTGACCAGCTTCAAGATCGTGGCGGTGGCGCAAAGCGGCGACAGCCTGTTCGGTACCGGCGCCGTCAGCATCCGCTCGACCCAGGACCTGCAGCTGATTTCCGGCTTGCCGCCGCTGGTGCGCGAAGGCGACAATTTCAGCGCGCTGGTTACGGTGCGCAACACCACCACCCGCGCCATGCAAGTCCATGCCACGGCGCAGGCCGCCGGCCTGGCGGCAACGCCGTTGGCGGCCAAGGATGAGAACATTCCCGCCGGTGAAACCCGTGAGCTGGTGTGGGCCGTGACAGTACCGGCGGACGTCGGCCAGCTGGCATGGGAGATCAATGCCCAGGAACAGGGCGGACCGAAGGTCAAGGACAGCATCAAGTTCACCCAGCGCGTGGTGCCTGCAGTGCCGGTGACGGTGCAGCAAGCCACCCTGTTCCAGCTCGACAAGCCGTTCAGCATGGCGGTAGCGCCACCCGCGGACGGTTTGCCGGGGCGTGGCGGCCTGGCGATCTCGCTGGCGCCGTCGCTAGCCTCCGGCAACGAGGGCCTGCGCCGTTACTTCGTCAATTATCCGTTCTCTTGTCTGGAGCAAAAGACTTCGCGCGCGATAGGATTGCGCGATGAGGCGATGTGGCAAAAGGTATTGAACGATTTGCCGACCTACCTGGATAGCGACGGCCTGGCTTATTATTATCCGCCGAACGAAGGCAATGCCCGCCGCGGCAGCGATACATTGACGGCTTACCTGCTGGCGGTAACCCAGGAATCGGGTTTTGCGATTCCGCAGCAAAGCCGCGACAAGATGCTCGATGGCCTCGCGGCGTTCGTGGAAGGCAAGATCACCCGCGATTTCTGGTCGCCGCAGAAAGACCTGGACGTGCGCAAGCTGGCGGCGCTGGAAGCCTTGTCGCGCTACGATCGGGTACGGCCGGCGATGTTGGATTCGATCCAGATCTCGCCCAACCTGTGGCCGACCTCGGCGCTGCTGGACTGGATCAACATCCTGCAACGGGTTTCCAGCATTCCAGAGCGCGCCAAGCGCCAGGCCGAAGCCGACCAGATCATCCGTTCGCGTCTGAATTACCAAAGCACGCGCATGGGCTTCTCCACCGAGAGCAGCGACTACTGGTGGTGGCTGATGGCCAGCGCCGACGTTAACGCCAACCGGCTGGTGCTGACCATGCTGGAAAATCCGGCCTGGAAAGAAGACATGCCGAAGCTGATCAACGGCGCCATCCAGCGTCAGTCGCGCGGCCACTGGTCGACCACTACGGCCAACCTGTGGGGCTCGCTGGCGTTGCAGAAGTTCGCGCGCAAGTTCGAGTCGGAAAAAGTGACGGGCGTGACCAAGGCCAGCCTGGAGCAGGGCGCTACCGTCAGCGGCAGCCAGAGCTACAGTTGGCCCGCCACAGCTAATGTGGCCGAGGCCGGCAAGCTGCAATTGCCATGGCCGGTGTCCGCTGCTGCTGCAGACCTGAAGCTGAGCCATGCCGGCAGCGGCGCGCCATGGGTGACGGTGCAAAGCCTGGCTGCAGTAGTGTTGAAGAAACCGTTCTCCAGCGGCTACCGGATCAGTAAGAACATTGTTCCGGTCGAGCAAAAGGAAAAAGGCAAATACACGCGCGGCGACATCGTGCGGATCGACCTCGAAATCGATGCGCAGACCGACATGACCTGGGTGGTGGTGACCGATCCGATCCCGGCAGGCGCCACCCTGCTGGGTTCGGGCCTGGGCCGCGATTCGGCCATCGCCACCAGCAGCGAACGGCCTAGCGGCAGCGCCTGGGTGACGTACGAAGAACGCAGTTTTGAAGCGTTCCGCAGCTATTACGAGTACGTGCCGAAGGGGAAATTCACCATGACATACACCTTCCGCATCAACAACCCAGGCGAATTCAGCTTGCCGCCGACCCGGGTGGAAGCGATGTATGCGCCGGAAATGTTTGGTGAGAGTCCTAACCAGAAATGGACGGTGAAGTGA